Genomic DNA from Aphanothece sacrum FPU1:
CAAGTTCCCCAAAACCAGAAGACGATTCCTAAACTAATCAAAGCATAACTTAAAAAATTGATCATATCGTTGTTTTTGTTTTTTATCTGTGTGTAGGGACTTAATATTATTGGCTAAATTAATAATGAATAAAAGGCTAAAGCCTTATGCTATATAAACAAAGTCCGCCTTCGCGGACTAAATTCTAGGTTGCGTAGGCAACCTTTGTTTGTATAGCTTAACTCTTTAGAGTTAAAGTCCATTATTTGTAAAATTAATTTCGTGTACTTACTAGACATTTTTCATCCGTTTTAAAATTTGCGCTAATAACATTAAAGAGGCATTACCTACACTGAGGATAATCACTCCTACCACACCGATCATCCAATCATCTCGTAGGACAGAGATAACCAAAATCAGCACCGATGTTTTTGTGGCAATGCTGGCAAAAGCTAACATTTTTTGCCAAATATCCTCATCTTGCCAAGCTTCATAAATGGGTATAAGTAAAGCGAAAATCATGGTGATTAGTATCCAGTTCATGGCTTTTTCCTCGGTTCAATACGGTGGACTTCATACCATCCTGCTTCGTGATATTTCAAGACAATGGTTTTTGGGGTAAAGGTAATTAAAAAGATATCTAAAAAGATCAAGCCAGGACTTCGTTGAGGTTTAACTCTTTCCATTGTCACTACTTCCTCATCATGGGGACGAAACATGATTTGAAATGCTTCAAAATAGGCTTGAGGAATGGCGATTAAGACTTCAAATAAAGCCTTTAACCAATCTTTTAACCTCCCTGGGGAGGTAAGTTTACGGGGCAACAAAAAGGCGATAATGACCCCAATAATAATATTAGCCAAACTGAGATCAGAGGTTAACAAAAACCAGATAGTCAGGCGTAAAATTAAGTCTAAATAGCCAATCATGAGAACACCATCCAAAAGAGTAGAATTAACATCAGACTCATACCTCCGATCAAATGTTCAAACTGTTCGATCACACGGGGCAACTTGATAATAGATCGTTGAAAAATTAAGAAATAAGCTACCCATCCCAAGAAAATCGTAGCTAAGGGTTTAATGCTATTCGTAACCGTATAAGCTTGGGTATAGAAGACATTAGCCACCACTAAACCACCTAAAAGCAGAGCCATAGCTGCCCAAAATCCTGATTGAACCTTTGCTTTTCCAGTTTGGGAATCATGGGGTAAAAAAAAGAATTTTGCAAAGGAAATAGCTGTGCCAAAAGCTGCTAAGTTCATACCGATCTCTTGCCAAGATAAAATATTTTTCATGGTTAATACTTTGGCACCAAAACCCGATAATAAAGGAAAACCAGAAATGGATAAACTGGCAACTACTAAGGCGATCCAAATCGGGGTATTTATAGGCTGATCTTTGAGTTCCTTTAAGTTACGACTGGGTAATACCCCGGAAATGAGAAATAAAGCCGATTTGACTAACCCGTGAGTCAAGGCATAAAAGCCTCCCACTTTTGGTGCTGCAAGGATAAACCCTAACTGGGAAACGGTGTGAAAGGCTAACATCCGTTTACTATCTTTTTCAAAGATGGCATAACCTACTCCTAAAAGGGCTGTTCCCATGCCAAAAAGACGAATGATCGGGTCAAGTTCTTCTATCATCAAAGCACAACGGACAAGGGGAAATACCCCGGCTTTCACCACCACCCCTGATAACATGGCAGAGACGGGGGTTTCCGCTTCAGAATGGGTTAGAGGTAGCCACAAACCTGATATAAAAATGCCCCCTTTGGTTAAAAGTCCCAAAAAAATGAGCGCGATCGCTTCTGGTGGTGATCCTTTAAGTCCTGCAAACCCAAAGGAATGATGAGTCTGATAGACTAATATTGCTCCCACCAGATAAAATAACATGGCTGTGTTACTAACAAATAAATAACGCAGGGCAACCCAAATAGAGCGATCGCTGCGAGGATAGGCAATAAGCAGAAAAGCCGCAATACCAATCACTTCTAAAGCAACATATAAACTAATGAAATCAGCACAAACAAAAACTGCGTTAACACTGCCATGTAAGATGATCAGTTGAGTATAAAAAAATGCTGTTTTTTCAAGATTCCAACAGTAAAAAATGACGGCTGCTGTGACTATTGAATTGGTTAAAATGAAAAAACTGCTCAGGCGATCAGCAACTAAAATTACCCCAAAATTATCTAATAAATTTAGGTTTATAGGAGATGAATAGTTAAAGATTTGTAAAGCATATACCCCCGAAATAATACATACTCCTAAAGCCAGGTAACGGTCAAATTGTGGGAGTAAATAAATATTAAATCCAATAAAAAAAGGGATTGCTATCCAGATAATAGTTAGGGTATTCATGGTGTGTTATTTTTCTCGATTTCACGGGTTTCTAAAGTAGGATTATTCTTAGCTAATTTCATAGCTCCGACTAACATTAAAGATTGAATCGATAAACCAATAACAATGGCGGTTAAAATGACCGATTGAGGCACAGGATCGGCATAAGAAATATTGTCTTTGTTACCAATAATGGGAGTAAATAAACCATTTTTTGAAGCCAATAACACATAATAGGAAATTACTCCTGTACTCATAACATCCATTGATACAATTTTCATTACCAGATTTTGTTTAAAGATGATGCCGAAAAATCCGATCAATATGGTGGCAAAAATGAATGATTCTAACACGATATTTTTAGTAAATTAAAACTTTAGTTTTCTTGTATGTGTTTGAGGGATTTGATTTCCACAGTGTCCAAGCCATCAATCACATTTTTCACCAGTTGTTCATAGAGTTATATCTATTTTTTTAAATTAAACCATAATTTAATCTCTATACCACTTTACAATTAAAGACTAGGTTTCGTCAACCCCTTTGTGCTAATGGATAATAAATAATTGATAGATGTATAAGTTTTTTTTATCACCACAAGTTTGGTTAAGCATAAAAAAACAGACAGGAAAACACCTGTCTGCAATGTTTTAAATTTAGGGAAAAAGGAACTTAAAAGTTCATTTCAGCCGCTTGAACCCGTTCGATCTGTTTCTTCTTAATAACTAACAGAATTTGGGCTAACATAATACCAGCCAAGAAGACAATTAAGCCCTTGATGCGGCCAGGACTTTGTAAGACAACTTCCGTATCTTTTTGTCCGAAACCGCCCACATTGGGGTTACTGGTGAGGAAATCTCCAGCTTGAACAGATTGACCTTCAGCGATAATTAATTCAG
This window encodes:
- a CDS encoding Na+/H+ antiporter subunit E, encoding MIGYLDLILRLTIWFLLTSDLSLANIIIGVIIAFLLPRKLTSPGRLKDWLKALFEVLIAIPQAYFEAFQIMFRPHDEEVVTMERVKPQRSPGLIFLDIFLITFTPKTIVLKYHEAGWYEVHRIEPRKKP
- a CDS encoding cation:proton antiporter, yielding MNTLTIIWIAIPFFIGFNIYLLPQFDRYLALGVCIISGVYALQIFNYSSPINLNLLDNFGVILVADRLSSFFILTNSIVTAAVIFYCWNLEKTAFFYTQLIILHGSVNAVFVCADFISLYVALEVIGIAAFLLIAYPRSDRSIWVALRYLFVSNTAMLFYLVGAILVYQTHHSFGFAGLKGSPPEAIALIFLGLLTKGGIFISGLWLPLTHSEAETPVSAMLSGVVVKAGVFPLVRCALMIEELDPIIRLFGMGTALLGVGYAIFEKDSKRMLAFHTVSQLGFILAAPKVGGFYALTHGLVKSALFLISGVLPSRNLKELKDQPINTPIWIALVVASLSISGFPLLSGFGAKVLTMKNILSWQEIGMNLAAFGTAISFAKFFFLPHDSQTGKAKVQSGFWAAMALLLGGLVVANVFYTQAYTVTNSIKPLATIFLGWVAYFLIFQRSIIKLPRVIEQFEHLIGGMSLMLILLFWMVFS
- a CDS encoding cation:proton antiporter subunit C; this translates as MLESFIFATILIGFFGIIFKQNLVMKIVSMDVMSTGVISYYVLLASKNGLFTPIIGNKDNISYADPVPQSVILTAIVIGLSIQSLMLVGAMKLAKNNPTLETREIEKNNTP